One segment of Phragmites australis chromosome 13, lpPhrAust1.1, whole genome shotgun sequence DNA contains the following:
- the LOC133887901 gene encoding pentatricopeptide repeat-containing protein At3g57430, chloroplastic, with protein sequence MAASPLPLTSPPPPPPLQLPNAATVRSLTAAGHHAAALRALSSLAAASSTSAPLDRFALPPAAKSAAALRDARAARAIHCAALRRELLHGPTPAVANALLTAYARCGDLPAALALFGAMGSRDAVTFNSLIAALCLFRRWLPALDALRDMLREGHPLTSFTLVSVLLACSHLVDDPRLGREAHAFALKNGFLDGDERFAFNALLSMYARLGLVDDARRLFGSVGAADTPSGGVVTWNTMVSLLVQSGRCDEAIQVLYDMVARGVRPDGVTFASALPACSQLEMLAVGREMHAYVLKDAELAANSFVASALVDMYASIERVAAARRVFDMVPGDGRQLGLWNAMVCGYAQAGMDEDALDLFSRMEAEAGVVPSETTMAGVLPACARSEAFAGKEAVHGYVLKRGMANNRFVQNALMDMYARLGDMDAARRIFGAIEPRDVVSWNTLITGCVVQGHIGEAFQLVREMQQQGRFTDAAMEDVVAGVEEEPVMPNNITLMTLLPGCAMLVAPARGKEIHGYAVRHALDSDVAVGSALVDMYAKCGCLVLSRAVFDRLPRRNVITWNVLIMAYGMHGLGDEAIALFDRMVASDEAKPNEVTFIAALAACSHSGMVDRGLELFHGMKRDHGVEPTPDLHACAVDILGRAGRLDEAYSIINSMEPGEQQVSAWSCFLGACRLHRNVQLGEIAAERLFQLEPDEASHYVLLCNIYSAAGLWEKSVEVRKRMRQRGVSKEPGCSWIELDGAIHRFMAGESTHPESVQVHEHMDALWERMRIQGYKPDTSCVLHDIDDSEKAAILRYHSEKLAIAFGLLRTPPGAAIRVAKNLRVCNDCHESAKFISKMVGREIVLRDVRRFHYFRDGTCSCGDYW encoded by the coding sequence ATGGCGGCCAGCCCGCTCcccctcacctcaccgcccccgccaccgccgcttCAGCTGCCCAACGCCGCCACCGTCCGCTCCCTCACCGCAGCAGGCCACCACGCCGCGGCCCTCCGCGCGCTCTCCTCCTTGGCGGCCGCCTCCTCCACTTCCGCCCCGCTCGACCGCTTCGCCCTCCCGCCCGCCGCCAAGTCCGCCGCGGCCCTCCGCGATGcgcgcgccgcccgcgccaTCCACTGCGCCGCGCTGCGGCGGGAGCTCCTCCACGGCCCCACCCCAGCCGTCGCCAACGCGCTGCTCACTGCCTACGCCCGCTGCGGTGACCTCCCAGCCGCGCTCGCGCTCTTCGGCGCGATGGGCAGTCGCGACGCCGTCACCTTCAACTCCCTCATCGCCGCGCTCTGTCTCTTCCGCCGCTGGCTCCCGGCGCTTGACGCGCTGCGTGACATGCTCCGGGAGGGCCACCCGCTGACTTCATTCACGCTCGTCAGCGTCCTCCTCGCGTGCTCCCATCTCGTCGACGACCCCCGCCTCGGCCGCGAGGCGCACGCCTTCGCGCTCAAGAACGGCTTCCTGGACGGAGACGAGCGATTCGCCTTCAACGCGCTGCTCTCCATGTACGCGCGCCTAGGCCTGGTCGACGACGCACGGAGGCTCTTCGGCTCCGTCGGCGCCGCCGACACGCCGAGCGGGGGCGTCGTCACATGGAACACCATGGTCAGCCTGCTCGTGCAGAGCGGCCGCTGCGACGAGGCCATCCAGGTGCTCTACGACATGGTCGCGCGCGGCGTGCGCCCGGACGGCGTCACGTTCGCGAGCGCGCTCCCGGCGTGCTCGCAGCTGGAGATGCTCGCCGTCGGAAGGGAAATGCACGCCTATGTCCTCAAGGATGCCGAACTCGCCGCCAACTCCTTCGTCGCGAGCGCGCTGGTGGACATGTACGCCAGCATCGAGAGGGTGGCAGCGGCAAGGCGGGTGTTCGACATGGTCCCCGGCGACGGCCGGCAGCTCGGGCTGTGGAACGCCATGGTCTGTGGGTACGCGCAGGCCGGCATGGACGAGGACGCGCTGGACCTCTTCTCACGgatggaggccgaggctggcgtcgTGCCCAGCGAGACCACCATGGCGGGCGTGCTGCCCGCATGCGCGCGCTCCGAGGCCTTTGCCGGCAAGGAGGCTGTGCATGGGTACGTCCTGAAGCGCGGCATGGCGAACAACCGGTTCGTGCAGAACGCGCTCATGGACATGTACGCGCGCCTCGGCGACATGGATGCCGCTCGCAGGATCTTCGGCGCGATCGAACCCCGCGACGTGGTATCTTGGAACACCCTGATCACCGGCTGTGTCGTCCAGGGCCACATCGGCGAGGCGTTTCAGCTGGTCAGAGAGATGCAACAGCAAGGGAGATTTACCGATGCCGCAATGGAAGACGTCGTTgccggagtggaggaagagccGGTGATGCCTAACAACATCACACTCATGACCCTCCTCCCCGGCTGTGCAATGCTCGTGGCGCCTGCGAGAGGGAAGGAGATACATGGCTACGCTGTGCGGCACGCCTTGGACTCGGACGTCGCCGTCGGGAGCGCGCTGGTGGACATGTACGCCAAGTGCGGCTGCCTGGTGCTCTCGAGGGCCGTGTTCGACCGTCTGCCGAGGAGGAATGTCATCACCTGGAACGTCCTCATCATGGCCTACGGCATGCACGGGCTCGGCGACGAGGCGATCGCTCTGTTCGACCGAATGGTGGCGAGCGACGAGGCCAAACCGAACGAGGTCACCTTCATCGCCGCACTGGCGGCCTGCAGCCACTCCGGCATGGTCGACCGCGGCCTGGAGCTGTTCCACGGCATGAAGAGAGACCACGGCGTCGAGCCGACGCCGGACCTCCACGCCTGCGCTGTTGACATCCTTGGTCGGGCTGGCAGGTTGGACGAAGCCTACAGCATCATCAACTCAATGGAGCCAGGGGAGCAGCAGGTGTCCGCGTGGAGCTGCTTTCTCGGAGCGTGCCGGCTGCACCGGAACGTCCAGCTCGGCGAGATCGCGGCCGAGCGGCTGTTCCAGCTCGAGCCCGACGAGGCGAGCCATTACGTGCTCCTGTGCAACATCTACTCTGCCGCCGGCCTATGGGAGAAATCAGTAGAGGTGAGGAAGAGGATGCGGCAGAGGGGCGTCAGCAAGGAGCCCGGCTGCAGTTGGATCGAGCTGGACGGCGCCATTCACCGGTTCATGGCCGGTGAGTCGACGCACCCGGAGAGCGTGCAGGTGCATGAGCACATGGACGCGCTTTGGGAGCGCATGCGGATCCAAGGGTACAAGCCGGACACGTCCTGCGTGCTCCATGACATCGACGACAGCGAGAAGGCCGCGATCCTCCGGTACCACAGTGAGAAGCTTGCCATCGCCTTCGGGCTGCTGAGGACGCCGCCGGGTGCCGCCATCAGGGTGGCCAAGAACCTGAGGGTGTGCAACGACTGCCATGAGTCTGCCAAGTTCATCTCCAAGATGGTTGGGAGGGAGATTGTGCtgagggacgtgaggaggtttCACTATTTCCGGGACGGCACCTGCTCCTGTGGGGACTACTGGTAG